A window of the Vigna angularis cultivar LongXiaoDou No.4 chromosome 3, ASM1680809v1, whole genome shotgun sequence genome harbors these coding sequences:
- the LOC108324140 gene encoding peroxidase 12-like precursor: MASISSNKNAIFSFLLLSIILSVSVIKVCEAQARPPTVRGLSYTFYSKTCPTLKSIVRTELKKVFQSDIAQAAGLLRLHFHDCFVQGCDGSVLLDGSASGPSEKDAPPNLTLRAEAFRIIERIRGLLEKSCGRVVSCSDITALAARDAVFLSGGPDYEIPLGRRDGLTFASRQVTLDNLPPPSSNTTTILNSLATKNLDPTDVVSLSGGHTIGISHCSSFNNRLYPTQDPVMDKTFGKNLRLTCPTNTTDNTTVLDIRSPNTFDNKYYVDLMNRQGLFTSDQDLYTDKRTRGIVTSFAVNQSLFFEKFVFAMLKMGQLSVLTGNQGEIRANCSVRNANSKAFLSSVVENVAQEFIEM; encoded by the exons ATGGCTTCTATTTCTTCTAATAAGAATGCTATTTTCAGCTTTCTTCTCCTCTCTATCATTCTTTCTGTTTCAGTTATTAAAGTGTGTGAGGCACAAGCCAGGCCTCCTACTGTCAGAGGTCTATCATATACCTTCTATTCCAAAACTTGCCCTACGCTTAAATCCATAGTTAGAACTGAGCTCAAAAAGGTCTTCCAGAGCGACATTGCTCAAGCTGCTGGCTTGCTTCGCCTTCACTTCCATGACTGCTTTGTTCAG ggatgtgATGGGTCAGTTTTATTGGATGGATCTGCAAGTGGGCCGAGTGAGAAAGATGCGCCACCAAACTTGACTTTGAGAGCTGAAGCTTTTAGGATCATCGAAAGGATTCGTGGTCTGTTAGAGAAGAGCTGTGGAAGAGTCGTCTCATGTTCAGACATCACTGCCCTCGCTGCACGTGATGCTGTTTTCCTT TCAGGGGGACCAGACTATGAGATTCCCTTGGGAAGGAGAGATGGGTTAACCTTTGCCTCTAGACAGGTGACATTAGACAACCTTCCACCACCCTCAAGCAACACCACCACCATCCTAAACTCCCTCGCCACCAAAAACCTCGACCCCACCGATGTGGTATCCCTCTCTGGTGGCCACACCATAGGCATAAGTCACTGCAGCTCTTTCAACAACAGACTCTACCCTACACAGGACCCTGTCATGGACAAAACCTTTGGCAAAAACCTCAGACTCACTTGCCCCACCAACACCACCGACAACACCACAGTCTTGGACATTCGATCCCCCAATACCTTCGACAACAAATACTACGTTGACCTCATGAACCGACAGGGCCTCTTCACCTCCGACCAAGACCTCTACACCGATAAGAGGACCAGAGGCATTGTCACCAGCTTTGCCGTGAACCAGAGTCTCTTCTTTGAGAAGTTTGTGTTCGCCATGCTCAAGATGGGTCAGCTCAGTGTGCTCACGGGAAATCAAGGGGAGATTCGTGCCAACTGCTCCGTGAGGAATGCCAACAGCAAGGCCTTCTTGAGTTCCGTCGTGGAAAATGTGGCCCAAGAATTCATAGAAATGTAA